One part of the Phragmites australis chromosome 3, lpPhrAust1.1, whole genome shotgun sequence genome encodes these proteins:
- the LOC133913070 gene encoding uncharacterized protein LOC133913070 isoform X2: protein MPTQNLTSPVPVNSATRTHITSQPHEKKHGPHHPTRKKPPRHKRNGQPPTKDRVQARRLPPPPAPLVWEGKGNETEAPHRTAASPRHHLLHHILCHHRRHHHQHKVCAAPPLRRVDPHATAASIPGHASTRRLPLPAPGRRSRLASPRLASTGRGGGRGRRWVGMGACVSRPSACVGKPHTPRSGDAGGRSCARRRRSRRGGKARRKTPSCTASMETIQEGEVPASPPPGAGDHRTYSNPAFQVSGNIEEAWYDSLAMSESDGDDDYHSVQDDAFSLNGFENEAALSMKDGNSGSFNGAAQSGEHHNKRPKSSELSKGSSDNGVRSSVSHEDVASVSGEDSAHGGGRILDDCGLLPNNCLPCIASAVGVNEKKRALSSSPTHSMKMPSLKLSFKKKSGEAHPSTTLLSTKDFLERPLAGSQVQLCLLESKILNSWSHIDPGTFRVRGANYFRDKKKEFAPNYAAYYPFGVDVYLSPQKLNHISRFVQLPDLQLSSKLPPLLVVNVQVPLYPTSLFQNETDGEGMSFVLYFRLSEGYSKELPPSFIENIRRLINDYVEKIKSFPMETTIPFRERLKVLGRVANLEDLPLSAAERKLMHAYNEKPVLSRPQHDFYLGDNYFEIDIDMHRFSYISRKGFETFLDRLKVCVLDVGLTIQGNKAEELPEQILCCVRLNGIDYTKYQPLMTHGA from the exons ATGCCGACTCAAAATCTAACCTCACCTGTACCGGTCAACAGTGCAACACGTACCCACATCACGTCGCAGCCTCACGAGAAAAAGCACGGGCCCCACCACCCAACCAGAAAAAAGCCACCACGACACAAACGGAACGGCCAGCCGCCTACCAAAGACCGCGTCCAGGCGCGTCGCCTCCCACCACCCCCCGCTCCGCTCGTgtgggaagggaagggaaaCGAAACGGAGgcaccgcaccgcaccgcaGCCAGCCcacgccaccacctcctccaccacattcTCTGCCatcaccgccgccaccaccaccaacacaaAGTTTGCGCCGCGCCCCCGCTGCGCCGCGTGGACCCCCACGCAACCGCCGCTAGCATTCCCGGCCACGCGAGCACGCGACGCCTCCCGCTGCCAGCCCCGGGCCGCCGatctcgcctcgcctcgcctcgcctcgcctcgacCGGAcgaggaggggggaggggaaggAGGTGGGTCGGGATGGGGGCGTGCGTGTCGCGGCCCAGCGCGTGCGTGGGGAAGCCCCACACGCCGCGGTCGGGCGACGCGGGCGGCCGGTCCTGCGCGCGGCGGAGGCGCAGCCGCCGCGGGGGGAAGGCGCGGAGGAAGACGCCTTCGTGCACCGCGTCGATGGAGACCATCCAGGAGGGCGAGGtgcccgcctcgccgccgcccgggGCCGGCGATCACCGGACCTACAGTAACCCCGCGTTCCAAG TGTCCGGCAACATTGAGGAGGCATGGTACGACTCCTTGGCGATGAGCGAGTCAGATGGCGATGACGATTACCATAGCGTGCAGGATG ATGCTTTTTCATTGAATGGCTTTGAGAACGAAGCTGCATTGAGCATGAAAGATGGCAACAGTGGGAGCTTCAATGGAGCTGCGCAATCAGGTGAGCATCACAATAAAAGGCCAAAGTCCAGTGAGTTGTCAAAGGGGAGCTCAGATAATGGTGTGAGGTCTTCCGTGAGCCACGAGGATGTGGCGAGTGTCTCCGGCGAAGACAGTGCGCATGGTGGAGGAAGGATACTGGACGACTGCGGGCTTCTGCCTAATAATTGTTTGCCTTGTATTGCCTCTGCTGTTGGCGTAAACGAGAAGAAGAGAGCTCTTTCCTCAAGCCCAACTCATTCAATGAAGATGCCATCTTTGAAGCTCTCATTCAAGAAGAAGTCCGGGGAAGCTCATCCATCTACCACACTAT TATCTACGAAGGATTTCCTTGAAAGGCCTCTAGCAGGTTCTCAAGTACAATTATGTTTGCTGGAATCGAAAATCCTCAACAGCTGGTCTCATATTGATCCTGGTACATTCAGAGTCCGTGGAGCAAACTATTTTAG GGATAAGAAAAAAGAGTTTGCTCCAAATTATGCTGCGTATTATCCATTTGGAGTTGATGTGTACTTGTCGCCACAAAAACTGAATCATATATCACGATTTGTTCAACTTCCGGATCTTCAACTCTCCAGCAAACTCCCACCTCTTTTGGTGGTCAATGTACAG GTCCCATTGTATCCTACTTCGTTATTTCAGAATGAAACTGATGGGGAAGGGATGAGCTTTGTTTTGTATTTTAGGCTTTCTGAAGGCTACTCAAAAGAGCTTCCACCTTCATTCATAGAAAATATTAGA AGGTTGATCAATGATTATGTAGAGAAGATAAAATCGTTTCCAATGGAAACAACTATACCATTTCGAGAACGGCTGAAGGTACTTGGCCGGGTGGCTAATCTGGAGGATCTTCCTTTAAGTGCAGCGGAGAGGAAGCTAATGCATGCATACAACGAGAAGCCTGTGCTTTCGAGGCCACAACATGACTTTTACTTG GGTGATAACTACTTTGAGATTGACATTGACATGCACAGATTCAGCTACATCTCAAGGAAAGGTTTTGAAACATTTTTGGACAGGCTAAAAGTATGCGTTCTAGATGTTGGGCTGACCATTCAG GGAAATAAAGCTGAAGAACTGCCTGAGCAGATCTTATGTTGTGTTAGGTTGAATGGGATCGATTACACAAAATATCAGCCACTTATGACGCACGGTGCCTGA
- the LOC133913071 gene encoding transcription factor asR4-like, which yields MVAISMYRGNLHLGGVTDAAEPRRWELPRPALSAKRFRRLLRSRSLTVERLAGEPPRPGSSASSPSSAEPAGEAPGQEEGEANEEEEQGQQQQQPDDGEQQQQQEEGEVEQQHQQQQEEEEEQEEGAVEDADMDDAGEVVVEGDGNGDAEEGQGESEGVDPNPEVNYLDGVEERKTKLNEKLDTLNKKKHDLVQMLKQVLNAEEEIRRRSMQASLRAAMPQPSENGTDGSSVSRLVPRMTVDVNFGEVAGDSDAGSNQGTPGRPLHHLHNISPSTASFARSPFGSLQHNSGHTPRSPATFSTASPSRFAVSGHQGHPPGPVSLPGCNYVASSPSPAASGGSSSVFKDSRPPNSM from the exons ATGGTGGCGATCTCGATGTACCGCGGCAACCTCCACCTCGGCGGCGTGACCGACGCCGCCGAGCCTCGCCGCTGGGAGCTGCCCCGCCCCGCCCTCTCCGCGAAACGGTTCCGTCGCCTCCTCCGCAGCCGCTCCCTGACCGTCGAGCGCCTCGCCGGTGAGCCGCCGCGTCCCGGCTCCTCGGCATCCTCCCCTTCCTCCGCGGAGCCCGCGGGGGAGGCACCGGGGCAGGAGGAAGGGGAAGcgaacgaggaggaggagcagggacagcagcagcagcagcctgaTGATGgggagcagcaacagcagcaggaaGAGGGCGAGGTGGAGCAgcagcatcagcagcagcaagaggaagaggaggagcaggaggagggagCGGTGGAGGATGCGGACATGGACGATGCGGGGGAAGTAGTCGTTGAAGGTGACGGTAATGGCGATGCTGAAGAAGGGCAAGGGGAAAGTGAAGGCGTTGACCCTAACCCGGAG GTGAATTATCTTGATGGAGTTGAAGAAAGGAAAACAAAGTTGAATGAAAAGCTGGATACCCTAAACAAGAAAAAGCATGACCTTGTGCAGATGCTGAAGCAG GTTTTAAATGCCGAAGAAGAAATCCGAAGGCGTAGCATGCAGGCTTCATTGCGCGCCGCCATGCCTCAGCCATCAGAAAATGGTACTGATGGAAGTTCTGTTTCTAGGCTGGTCCCCAGAATGACTGTCGACGTCAATTTTGGTGAGGTTGCTGGCGATTCAGATGCTGGTTCCAACCAGGGCACCCCTGGACGTCCCTTGCATCACCTCCACAATATCTCTCCTTCAACAGCCTCTTTTGCTAGGTCACCGTTTGGTTCTCTGCAGCACAATTCT GGTCACACTCCAAGGAGTCCAGCAACTTTCTCTACAGCAAGTCCATCTCGCTTTGCAGTTAGTGGGCATCAAGGACATCCTCCTGGTCCAGTGTCATTGCCAGGATGCAACTATGTAGCCTCATCACCTTCCCCTGCTGCATCGGGTGGTTCTTCCTCCGTATTCAAGGATTCTCGCCCACCCAACTCTATGTAG
- the LOC133913070 gene encoding uncharacterized protein LOC133913070 isoform X1: protein MPTQNLTSPVPVNSATRTHITSQPHEKKHGPHHPTRKKPPRHKRNGQPPTKDRVQARRLPPPPAPLVWEGKGNETEAPHRTAASPRHHLLHHILCHHRRHHHQHKVCAAPPLRRVDPHATAASIPGHASTRRLPLPAPGRRSRLASPRLASTGRGGGRGRRWVGMGACVSRPSACVGKPHTPRSGDAGGRSCARRRRSRRGGKARRKTPSCTASMETIQEGEVPASPPPGAGDHRTYSNPAFQAAVSGNIEEAWYDSLAMSESDGDDDYHSVQDDAFSLNGFENEAALSMKDGNSGSFNGAAQSGEHHNKRPKSSELSKGSSDNGVRSSVSHEDVASVSGEDSAHGGGRILDDCGLLPNNCLPCIASAVGVNEKKRALSSSPTHSMKMPSLKLSFKKKSGEAHPSTTLLSTKDFLERPLAGSQVQLCLLESKILNSWSHIDPGTFRVRGANYFRDKKKEFAPNYAAYYPFGVDVYLSPQKLNHISRFVQLPDLQLSSKLPPLLVVNVQVPLYPTSLFQNETDGEGMSFVLYFRLSEGYSKELPPSFIENIRRLINDYVEKIKSFPMETTIPFRERLKVLGRVANLEDLPLSAAERKLMHAYNEKPVLSRPQHDFYLGDNYFEIDIDMHRFSYISRKGFETFLDRLKVCVLDVGLTIQGNKAEELPEQILCCVRLNGIDYTKYQPLMTHGA from the exons ATGCCGACTCAAAATCTAACCTCACCTGTACCGGTCAACAGTGCAACACGTACCCACATCACGTCGCAGCCTCACGAGAAAAAGCACGGGCCCCACCACCCAACCAGAAAAAAGCCACCACGACACAAACGGAACGGCCAGCCGCCTACCAAAGACCGCGTCCAGGCGCGTCGCCTCCCACCACCCCCCGCTCCGCTCGTgtgggaagggaagggaaaCGAAACGGAGgcaccgcaccgcaccgcaGCCAGCCcacgccaccacctcctccaccacattcTCTGCCatcaccgccgccaccaccaccaacacaaAGTTTGCGCCGCGCCCCCGCTGCGCCGCGTGGACCCCCACGCAACCGCCGCTAGCATTCCCGGCCACGCGAGCACGCGACGCCTCCCGCTGCCAGCCCCGGGCCGCCGatctcgcctcgcctcgcctcgcctcgcctcgacCGGAcgaggaggggggaggggaaggAGGTGGGTCGGGATGGGGGCGTGCGTGTCGCGGCCCAGCGCGTGCGTGGGGAAGCCCCACACGCCGCGGTCGGGCGACGCGGGCGGCCGGTCCTGCGCGCGGCGGAGGCGCAGCCGCCGCGGGGGGAAGGCGCGGAGGAAGACGCCTTCGTGCACCGCGTCGATGGAGACCATCCAGGAGGGCGAGGtgcccgcctcgccgccgcccgggGCCGGCGATCACCGGACCTACAGTAACCCCGCGTTCCAAG CTGCAGTGTCCGGCAACATTGAGGAGGCATGGTACGACTCCTTGGCGATGAGCGAGTCAGATGGCGATGACGATTACCATAGCGTGCAGGATG ATGCTTTTTCATTGAATGGCTTTGAGAACGAAGCTGCATTGAGCATGAAAGATGGCAACAGTGGGAGCTTCAATGGAGCTGCGCAATCAGGTGAGCATCACAATAAAAGGCCAAAGTCCAGTGAGTTGTCAAAGGGGAGCTCAGATAATGGTGTGAGGTCTTCCGTGAGCCACGAGGATGTGGCGAGTGTCTCCGGCGAAGACAGTGCGCATGGTGGAGGAAGGATACTGGACGACTGCGGGCTTCTGCCTAATAATTGTTTGCCTTGTATTGCCTCTGCTGTTGGCGTAAACGAGAAGAAGAGAGCTCTTTCCTCAAGCCCAACTCATTCAATGAAGATGCCATCTTTGAAGCTCTCATTCAAGAAGAAGTCCGGGGAAGCTCATCCATCTACCACACTAT TATCTACGAAGGATTTCCTTGAAAGGCCTCTAGCAGGTTCTCAAGTACAATTATGTTTGCTGGAATCGAAAATCCTCAACAGCTGGTCTCATATTGATCCTGGTACATTCAGAGTCCGTGGAGCAAACTATTTTAG GGATAAGAAAAAAGAGTTTGCTCCAAATTATGCTGCGTATTATCCATTTGGAGTTGATGTGTACTTGTCGCCACAAAAACTGAATCATATATCACGATTTGTTCAACTTCCGGATCTTCAACTCTCCAGCAAACTCCCACCTCTTTTGGTGGTCAATGTACAG GTCCCATTGTATCCTACTTCGTTATTTCAGAATGAAACTGATGGGGAAGGGATGAGCTTTGTTTTGTATTTTAGGCTTTCTGAAGGCTACTCAAAAGAGCTTCCACCTTCATTCATAGAAAATATTAGA AGGTTGATCAATGATTATGTAGAGAAGATAAAATCGTTTCCAATGGAAACAACTATACCATTTCGAGAACGGCTGAAGGTACTTGGCCGGGTGGCTAATCTGGAGGATCTTCCTTTAAGTGCAGCGGAGAGGAAGCTAATGCATGCATACAACGAGAAGCCTGTGCTTTCGAGGCCACAACATGACTTTTACTTG GGTGATAACTACTTTGAGATTGACATTGACATGCACAGATTCAGCTACATCTCAAGGAAAGGTTTTGAAACATTTTTGGACAGGCTAAAAGTATGCGTTCTAGATGTTGGGCTGACCATTCAG GGAAATAAAGCTGAAGAACTGCCTGAGCAGATCTTATGTTGTGTTAGGTTGAATGGGATCGATTACACAAAATATCAGCCACTTATGACGCACGGTGCCTGA